A region from the Aegilops tauschii subsp. strangulata cultivar AL8/78 chromosome 5, Aet v6.0, whole genome shotgun sequence genome encodes:
- the LOC109787292 gene encoding aquaporin PIP1-5, translated as MEGKEEDVRLGANRYSERQPIGTAAQGGGADDKDYKEPPPAPLFEAEELTSWSFYRAGIAEFLATFLFLYISVLTVMGVVGNPSGSKCGTVGIQGIAWSFGGMIFVLVYCTAGISGGHINPAVTFGLFLARKLSLTRAVFYMVMQCLGAICGAGVVKGFQTTLYMGNGGGANSVAPGYTKGDGLGAEIVGTFVLVYTVFSATDAKRSARDSHVPILAPLPIGFAVFLVHLATIPITGTGINPARSLGAAIIYNKKQSWDDHWIFWVGPFTGAALAAIYHVVVIRAIPFKSRD; from the exons ATGGAGGGCAAGGAGGAGGACGTGCGTCTGGGCGCGAACCGGTACTCGGAGCGGCAGCCGATCGGgacggcggcgcagggcggcGGTGCGGACGACAAGGACTACAAggagccgccgccggcgccgctgttcgaggcggaggagctgaCGTCGTGGTCCTTCTACCGCGCGGGGATCGCCGAGTTCCTGGCCACCTTCCTGTTCCTGTACATCAGCGTGCTCACGGTGATGGGCGTGGTGGGCAACCCCTCCGGCTCCAAGTGCGGCACCGTGGGCATCCAGGGCATCGCCTGGAGCTTCGGCGGCATGATCTTCGTGCTCGTCTACTGCACCGCCGGCATCTCCGGCGGCCACATCAACCCCGCCGTCACCTTCGGGCTCTTCTTGGCCAGGAAGCTGTCGCTCACCCGGGCCGTGTTCTACATGGTGATGCAGTGCCTGGGGGCCATCTGCGGCGCCGGGGTGGTGAAGGGGTTCCAGACCACGCTGTACAtgggcaacggcggcggcgccaactcggtggcgccggggTACACCAAGGGCGACGGCCTGGGGGCGGAGATCGTGGGGACCTTTGTGCTCGTGTACACCGTCTTCTCCGCCACCGACGCCAAGCGCAGCGCCAGAGACTCCCACGTCCCC ATCTTGGCGCCGCTGCCGATCGGGTTCGCGGTGTTCCTGGTGCACCTGGCGACGATCCCCATCACCGGCACCGGCATCAACCCGGCGCGCTCCCTCGGCGCCGCCATCATCTACAACAAGAAGCAGTCGTGGGACGACCAC TGGATCTTCTGGGTGGGCCCGTTCACTGGCGCGGCGCTGGCGGCCATCTACCACGTGGTGGTGATCAGGGCCATCCCCTTCAAGAGCCGCGACTAG